Proteins encoded together in one Methanobrevibacter millerae window:
- the ilvN gene encoding acetolactate synthase small subunit, translating to MQERYHVISTLVENKPGVLQKVAGLFTRRGFNIDSITVGQSEVDGLARMVIAVKADDKILEQVTKQLNKQVDVIKIKDISKNAVKRELCLVKVNIPNEKARAEIMQYVNIFRANIVDVTEETLIIEITGDMEKINAFISLLKGYGIKRISRTGLTAMARGV from the coding sequence ATGCAGGAAAGGTATCATGTTATAAGCACATTGGTTGAAAACAAGCCTGGAGTTTTACAGAAGGTCGCAGGACTCTTTACAAGAAGAGGTTTCAATATTGACAGCATTACGGTAGGCCAGTCCGAAGTGGATGGATTGGCAAGAATGGTTATTGCCGTAAAGGCCGATGACAAGATATTGGAACAGGTCACAAAGCAACTGAATAAACAGGTTGATGTTATCAAGATTAAAGATATTTCTAAAAATGCTGTTAAAAGGGAATTATGTCTTGTAAAAGTCAATATTCCCAATGAAAAGGCAAGAGCTGAAATAATGCAGTATGTAAATATCTTCAGAGCCAATATTGTTGACGTTACTGAAGAAACGTTAATAATTGAAATTACTGGAGATATGGAAAAAATAAATGCATTTATATCTTTATTGAAAGGTTATGGAATCAAAAGGATTTCAAGAACCGGACTCACTGCAATGGCAAGGGGAGTTTAA